The following proteins are co-located in the Myroides profundi genome:
- a CDS encoding PLP-dependent aminotransferase family protein — MRMKEYRYSIFTDKIEEGINKGLLKPGDKLPSVRAIKKEYNLSISSVQSGYDYLVFKGMVTSMPRSGYRVSDRLAEQNLEVELPIIPRDAVFRKKIHLITNPISDTSQTILNEASPSDLFIPQKLVLKTMQEVIREKGASLLRYYPNNGAEELRDLLVKRAGLHGASISSDELLVTDGALQALYIALSSITSPNDIIAVESPCIFSILEVIASLKLKTIEIPVRAYDGFDTDYLKKVCATNNIKAIVLTPNFHNPTGILMTEESKKAVYATALYHNVPIIENDVFGCLYFKGSRPSNIRNYDEAGLVMTYSSFSKSLAPGIRLGWLAAGQFFSEAERLKFALGRSVSPINQEVMIKLLQSSAYDKHLRVFRQQLERQALQLVRQLIHSFPDSIHVQLPQGGYCTWVQLPAHIDMNFFYKRCTEEGVQFTPGETFSFTDVYDNCFRAVFSKQLTLHNLEAIRRVGESIL; from the coding sequence ATGAGAATGAAGGAGTATAGGTATAGTATTTTTACGGATAAAATAGAAGAGGGAATAAACAAAGGGTTGTTAAAGCCTGGAGATAAACTACCTTCTGTTCGAGCTATAAAAAAAGAATACAACTTAAGTATAAGTTCTGTTCAGAGTGGCTATGATTATCTTGTATTTAAAGGCATGGTCACTAGTATGCCTCGCTCTGGGTATAGGGTATCTGATCGTCTTGCGGAACAAAATCTAGAAGTAGAATTACCTATTATCCCTCGCGATGCAGTTTTTAGAAAAAAAATACATCTTATAACAAACCCTATAAGTGACACTAGTCAGACTATACTTAATGAGGCGAGTCCGTCTGACCTATTTATTCCTCAAAAATTAGTTCTCAAAACAATGCAAGAGGTAATAAGAGAAAAAGGAGCTTCTTTACTTCGTTATTATCCTAATAATGGGGCAGAAGAGCTAAGAGATTTGTTAGTGAAGAGAGCTGGACTTCATGGAGCTTCCATATCATCAGATGAACTTTTGGTTACTGATGGAGCATTACAAGCACTATATATTGCTTTAAGTTCTATTACTTCACCTAATGATATTATAGCAGTGGAGAGCCCATGTATCTTCTCTATTTTAGAAGTTATTGCTAGTCTGAAGCTAAAGACAATAGAAATACCTGTTCGTGCGTATGATGGATTTGATACAGACTATTTAAAAAAGGTCTGTGCAACTAATAATATAAAAGCGATTGTACTAACTCCTAATTTTCATAACCCTACAGGAATATTAATGACTGAGGAGAGTAAAAAAGCAGTTTATGCAACTGCTCTATATCACAATGTACCCATCATAGAAAATGATGTTTTTGGCTGTCTTTATTTTAAGGGAAGTAGACCAAGTAATATCCGTAACTATGATGAAGCAGGATTAGTAATGACATATTCGTCTTTTTCTAAATCGTTAGCGCCAGGTATAAGGCTAGGATGGTTAGCAGCGGGGCAGTTTTTTTCTGAGGCAGAGCGTTTGAAGTTCGCTCTAGGTCGTTCAGTATCTCCAATAAATCAAGAGGTAATGATAAAGCTTCTTCAATCTTCAGCTTATGATAAGCACCTTAGAGTTTTTCGTCAGCAATTAGAGCGTCAGGCATTACAGTTGGTAAGACAATTAATTCATAGTTTTCCTGATTCTATTCATGTTCAACTTCCACAAGGGGGGTATTGTACATGGGTTCAATTGCCTGCGCATATAGATATGAACTTTTTCTATAAGCGATGTACAGAAGAAGGAGTACAGTTTACACCTGGAGAGACTTTCTCCTTTACAGATGTATACGATAATTGTTTTAGAGCAGTATTCTCTAAACAACTTACTTTACACAATCTAGAAGCGATAAGAAGAGTAGGAGAATCTATATTATAA